A stretch of the Nicotiana tabacum cultivar K326 chromosome 6, ASM71507v2, whole genome shotgun sequence genome encodes the following:
- the LOC107801724 gene encoding protein DETOXIFICATION 21 — protein MAADDISEKLLSKVQIQEGDSELKLKDKIWNEWKKMWVIAAPAIFTRFSTFGVNVISQAFIGHIGSIELAAYALVITVLLRFGNGILLGMASGLETLCGQAYGAKQYHMLGIYLQRSWIVLTVTATLLLPIFIFTAPILKALGQDETIAKEAGVISLWLIPVIYAFIASFTCQMFLQAQSKNMIISYLAACTLVIHIFLSWLLTVKFKFGITGAMISTLLAYWLPNIGQLIYVTCGGCKETWKGFTSLAFKDLWPVIKLSFSSGAMLCLELWYNTILILLTGNLKNAMVQIDALSICLNINGWEMMISLGFLAAACVRVSNELGRGSAKAARFSILTIVTTSFVIGFVLFLFFLFLRGRLAYIFTESEDVAEEVDHLSPLLAFSILLNSVQPVLSGVAVGAGWQSIVAYVNIGCYYLVGIPVGVVLGYVFKMQVKGVWVGMLFGVLTQTTVLLVITLKTDWDKQVLIAQQRVKKFFVEAEPNADSQTA, from the exons ATGGCAGCTGATGATATTAGTGAGAAGCTGTTGAGTAAAGTGCAAATCCAAGAGGGTGATAGTGAATTGAAGCTTAAGGACAAGATATGGAACGAGTGGAAGAAAATGTGGGTGATTGCTGCTCCTGCTATTTTTACTAGATTCTCAACGTTTGGTGTAAATGTCATTAGCCAAGCATTCATCGGTCACATTGGATCTATCGAGCTAGCAGCTTACGCGCTTGTCATCACTGTCCTCCTCAGATTCGGCAATGGCATCCTG TTAGGAATGGCGAGTGGATTGGAAACGTTATGTGGACAGGCCTATGGTGCTAAACAATATCACATGTTAGGCATATATCTCCAAAGATCTTGGATTGTCTTGACAGTAACAGCGACTCTGCTTTTACCGATCTTTATTTTCACAGCGCCAATTTTAAAAGCTTTAGGCCAAGATGAAACGATAGCTAAAGAGGCCGGAGTCATTTCGTTATGGTTAATACCAGTGATTTACGCCTTCATCGCATCTTTTACGTGCCAAATGTTCTTACAAGCACAAAGCAAGAACATGATCATTTCATACTTAGCAGCATGTACTCTTGTGATCCATATCTTTCTATCGTGGCTTTTGACCGTGAAGTTCAAATTTGGAATTACTGGCGCCATGATATCGACACTTTTGGCGTACTGGCTTCCTAATATTGGTCAGTTAATATATGTTACTTGTGGAGGATGCAAAGAAACATGGAAAGGTTTTACTTCTTTGGCCTTTAAGGATCTCTGGCCTGTTATCAAGCTCTCTTTCTCTTCAGGTGCTATGCTCTG CCTTGAACTCTGGTACAACACTATACTGATTCTTCTCACCGGAAACCTGAAAAATGCTATGGTTCAGATTGATGCTCTTTCTATATG TCTTAACATCAATGGTTGGGAAATGATGATTTCTCTTGGATTCTTAGCTGCAGCATG TGTACGAGTATCAAACGAGCTGGGAAGAGGGAGTGCAAAAGCAGCAAGATTTTCAATCTTGACGATAGTGACAACCTCGTTCGTCATTGGCTTCGTCCTATTTCTGTTCTTCCTGTTCTTGCGCGGACGCCTGGCCTATATATTCACTGAAAGTGAAGATGTAGCTGAAGAAGTGGATCACTTATCTCCACTATTAGCATTTTCTATACTTTTGAACAGTGTCCAACCAGTTCTTTCTG GTGTAGCTGTTGGAGCTGGATGGCAGAGTATAGTAGCATATGTTAACATTGGTTGTTACTACTTGGTTGGGATTCCAGTTGGAGTTGTACTTGGTTATGTTTTCAAAATGCAAGTTAAA GGTGTTTGGGTTGGAATGTTGTTTGGTGTACTGACGCAAACTACAGTACTACTTGTAATCACTCTCAAAACTGATTGGGATAAGCAG GTATTAATTGCACAGCAGAGAGTGAAGAAGTTCTTTGTTGAAGCTGAACCTAATGCTGATTCACAAACTGCTTGA